Proteins from one Pelagicoccus sp. SDUM812003 genomic window:
- the dnaX gene encoding DNA polymerase III subunit gamma/tau — translation MSSEGYQVIARKWRPQKFDDVVGQEHVVRTLKNAIEQNRIAHAYLFVGPRGTGKTTTARIFAKCLNCEGGPLVDPPEDSEICKAIMNGSCMDVLEIDGASNNGVEQVRALREDAQYAPSQGKFKVYIIDEVHMLSTGAFNALLKILEEPPAHVKFVFATTEAHKVLPTIVSRCQRFDLKPIPEKLIQERLAFIAKAEGIEADDAALSAVARLADGGMRDSQSILDQLIAFCGKKITEADVLQVYGLVSADDIDALAIAIATGDHPRVLELSDQFDASGQDFYRALVDLQARVRHALIEAVRGGGQTDSLGTPLSTESLTRLLDSLRQSESGLKFGLTEKVNFEVALLKASEECRARAIDSLIRELSSLAENLPETADEKKNG, via the coding sequence ATGAGCAGCGAAGGCTATCAGGTAATTGCCCGCAAGTGGCGCCCGCAGAAGTTCGACGACGTGGTCGGACAGGAGCACGTGGTGCGGACCCTGAAGAACGCTATCGAGCAGAATCGCATCGCTCACGCCTACCTCTTCGTAGGACCGCGCGGGACCGGCAAGACCACCACCGCCCGCATCTTCGCCAAATGCCTCAATTGCGAAGGCGGCCCGTTGGTCGATCCGCCTGAAGACTCCGAGATCTGCAAGGCGATCATGAACGGCAGCTGCATGGATGTGCTGGAGATCGACGGGGCATCCAACAACGGGGTGGAGCAGGTGAGGGCTCTGCGCGAGGACGCCCAATACGCCCCGAGCCAAGGCAAGTTCAAGGTCTACATCATCGACGAGGTGCACATGCTTTCCACCGGAGCCTTCAACGCGCTGCTGAAGATCCTCGAAGAGCCGCCGGCCCACGTGAAGTTCGTTTTCGCCACCACAGAGGCGCACAAGGTCCTGCCGACCATCGTGTCGCGTTGCCAGCGCTTCGACCTCAAGCCAATTCCGGAAAAGCTCATCCAGGAGCGCCTCGCCTTCATCGCTAAGGCGGAGGGCATTGAGGCCGACGACGCGGCCCTGAGCGCCGTCGCTCGGCTGGCAGACGGAGGGATGCGCGATTCGCAGTCCATCCTCGACCAGCTGATCGCCTTCTGCGGGAAGAAGATCACCGAAGCGGACGTGCTTCAGGTCTACGGTCTGGTCAGCGCGGACGACATTGACGCCCTCGCCATCGCCATCGCCACGGGTGACCACCCGCGCGTGCTGGAATTGAGCGACCAGTTCGACGCCTCTGGACAGGATTTCTACCGCGCACTGGTGGACCTGCAGGCCCGGGTGCGCCACGCCTTGATCGAAGCGGTGCGCGGAGGAGGGCAGACCGATAGTCTCGGCACCCCGCTGAGCACCGAATCGCTCACCCGTTTGCTCGATAGCCTGCGGCAGAGCGAATCCGGTTTGAAGTTTGGCCTCACCGAAAAGGTCAACTTCGAGGTCGCGTTGTTGAAGGCCTCCGAGGAATGCCGAGCCCGGGCCATCGACAGTTTGATTCGCGAACTTTCGTCCCTAGCGGAGAACCTTCCGGAAACCGCTGACGAAAAAAAAAACGGCTGA
- a CDS encoding prepilin-type N-terminal cleavage/methylation domain-containing protein — translation MTNFSRNGFTLIELIVAMAISVVIAAFVFSFGSSLAGIWKNASGQIDAELDANLALDQIARDLESAIMLEKASGDVMFAVDMLSKEDISAIPLNDRLWKIGSASRPETLDVHLSNHNYGWAGAWLRFFSCQPSVNAVSYRIIRRPGFTDSSTDRYVLNRSVVRQDHTLAAGWDITKGDYVDGSISRTSYDLAPNIKFPTIDNAFLENVVDFGVRLYVYEAGARTEDAPFGMRLVFPADENSRLSDADRTHRGRARRNVTSENRYPDVVEVFVRVLTQNGADLLRELENGAGQSDYEAIVSSHSRVYRRTVSVAGTQSEQ, via the coding sequence ATGACGAATTTCTCTAGAAACGGATTTACGCTGATCGAGCTGATCGTCGCGATGGCGATCTCAGTGGTGATCGCGGCTTTCGTTTTCAGTTTTGGCTCGAGCCTAGCCGGCATTTGGAAAAACGCCAGCGGGCAAATCGATGCCGAACTCGATGCCAACCTCGCTCTGGATCAGATCGCCCGCGATCTGGAGTCAGCGATCATGCTGGAGAAAGCGAGTGGCGATGTGATGTTCGCTGTCGACATGCTGTCCAAGGAGGATATCTCAGCCATCCCCTTGAACGATCGCCTCTGGAAGATCGGCAGCGCCAGCCGGCCGGAAACGCTCGACGTGCATCTCTCGAACCACAACTACGGCTGGGCCGGCGCTTGGCTGCGCTTCTTTTCCTGCCAGCCGAGCGTGAACGCCGTTTCCTATCGCATCATTCGGAGGCCAGGCTTCACCGATTCCTCGACCGATCGCTATGTGCTCAACCGAAGCGTGGTCAGACAGGATCACACGTTGGCTGCGGGCTGGGATATCACCAAGGGCGACTACGTGGATGGCTCGATTTCGAGAACGTCATACGATCTCGCTCCGAACATCAAGTTTCCCACCATCGACAACGCGTTTCTGGAAAACGTAGTGGATTTCGGGGTACGCCTCTATGTGTACGAAGCCGGAGCTCGGACGGAAGATGCTCCGTTCGGGATGCGGCTCGTCTTCCCTGCTGACGAGAATTCGCGACTGTCCGATGCGGATCGAACGCATCGGGGCCGAGCACGCCGCAACGTGACGAGTGAGAACCGTTATCCTGATGTCGTCGAAGTGTTCGTTCGAGTGCTCACCCAAAATGGAGCGGATCTCCTGAGAGAGCTAGAAAATGGAGCAGGGCAGTCCGACTACGAAGCCATCGTGTCGAGTCACAGCCGAGTCTACCGAAGGACGGTGAGCGTAGCGGGAACTCAATCGGAGCAATGA
- a CDS encoding type II secretion system protein, protein MRGLAKTGFTLFEVLVALGIIAIISGAGLYSLGRGEDRRALNKAARSMHAMIRVARTQAITNGVHSRLIINYDPSDRQSCLRQIGVVVEDPNAGKDRWRAVERGTMLPQGVFVVPWSGDAVSFSEDWTSQERRSWYRIDQNEAENSAVFKYDYPLKAAVPEGQGQDWIVYQFAPNGRVSPAQWGGGDHQPANRIVLANAGWDADKIAFRTPERLIAISFKLSGASIQNELTELEEME, encoded by the coding sequence ATGAGAGGACTTGCTAAAACGGGATTCACTTTGTTCGAGGTGCTCGTTGCCTTGGGGATCATCGCGATCATCTCCGGCGCGGGTTTGTATTCGCTAGGAAGAGGCGAGGATCGTCGAGCACTCAATAAAGCGGCAAGAAGCATGCACGCCATGATTCGCGTCGCTCGAACCCAAGCCATCACCAACGGCGTGCATTCTCGCCTGATCATCAACTACGACCCCAGCGACCGCCAAAGCTGCCTGCGACAGATCGGGGTGGTGGTTGAGGATCCGAACGCAGGGAAGGATCGCTGGAGAGCCGTCGAGCGCGGGACCATGCTTCCGCAAGGCGTCTTCGTCGTGCCGTGGAGCGGAGATGCTGTTTCGTTCTCCGAAGATTGGACTTCTCAAGAGCGGCGCAGCTGGTACCGCATCGATCAGAACGAAGCGGAAAATTCGGCAGTGTTCAAATACGACTATCCCCTGAAAGCGGCGGTGCCGGAGGGGCAGGGCCAGGATTGGATCGTCTATCAGTTCGCCCCGAACGGCAGGGTGTCGCCGGCCCAATGGGGCGGTGGCGACCACCAACCCGCAAATCGCATCGTGCTCGCCAACGCGGGATGGGACGCTGATAAGATCGCTTTTCGCACGCCGGAGCGGTTGATCGCGATTTCCTTCAAGCTATCGGGCGCCAGTATCCAAAACGAACTGACGGAATTGGAGGAGATGGAATGA
- a CDS encoding response regulator transcription factor, translating into MKLLLIEDEKKISDFVVKGLREQGFVVEHASDGNDGYLHATTQSYDVIILDIMLPGRDGLSILKALRKSGNTVPVILVTARGELDERLEGLNLGADDYLTKPFYLDELIARIQALHRRSTGTQLSLMQVGDLVINLTTREAKRGDEAIELTMREFNLLEYLMRSPARVLTRTQILEHVWGYDFDPNTNVVDVCIQRLRKKVDAGRETALIETVRGAGYRMKKL; encoded by the coding sequence ATGAAGCTGCTACTGATCGAAGATGAGAAGAAGATCTCGGACTTTGTCGTCAAAGGGCTGAGGGAGCAGGGGTTCGTGGTCGAACATGCTAGCGATGGGAACGATGGCTACCTGCACGCCACCACGCAAAGCTACGATGTGATCATTCTCGACATCATGCTACCGGGGCGCGATGGGCTGAGCATTCTCAAAGCGCTTCGCAAATCGGGCAATACGGTGCCCGTCATTCTCGTGACGGCGCGGGGCGAGCTTGATGAGCGGTTGGAGGGCTTGAATCTAGGCGCCGATGACTACCTGACGAAACCGTTCTACTTGGACGAGCTCATCGCTCGCATCCAGGCTTTGCATCGGCGCTCGACCGGGACTCAGCTTAGTTTGATGCAGGTGGGAGATCTCGTGATCAATCTAACCACACGAGAAGCAAAGCGTGGCGACGAGGCGATCGAGCTGACCATGCGCGAGTTCAATCTGCTCGAGTATTTGATGCGCTCGCCAGCCCGCGTGCTCACGCGTACCCAAATTTTGGAGCACGTGTGGGGGTACGATTTCGACCCCAATACCAATGTAGTCGATGTTTGCATACAAAGGCTTCGAAAAAAGGTCGACGCCGGTAGGGAAACCGCCTTGATCGAGACCGTACGGGGAGCGGGTTATCGAATGAAGAAGCTATGA
- a CDS encoding type II secretion system protein, which translates to MTRHRHPFVDRRAAWKRSAFTLLEVVVTLAMLAVIAIPALGLATMAISRNKDQMTIGNATELKNRIDLALKADRDLTSGVFEESFLQSGPFVIFASEDLEYIEHGTLSEENDQFYRISVSEPAGYRYADEDAYRVMTYEFVWPWNGENPDRNQLFFTTVFRKL; encoded by the coding sequence ATGACCCGGCATCGCCATCCTTTCGTCGACAGACGCGCTGCGTGGAAACGAAGCGCTTTCACCCTATTGGAAGTCGTGGTGACCCTTGCTATGTTGGCTGTCATCGCCATCCCAGCTCTTGGTCTCGCGACTATGGCGATTAGTCGCAACAAGGACCAGATGACCATCGGCAATGCCACCGAACTGAAAAACCGTATCGATCTGGCCCTCAAAGCGGATCGGGACCTGACCTCAGGCGTTTTCGAGGAATCCTTCCTGCAAAGCGGACCGTTCGTCATTTTCGCGAGCGAAGACCTCGAGTACATCGAGCACGGAACGCTCAGCGAGGAGAACGACCAATTCTATCGCATATCGGTCTCCGAGCCTGCTGGCTATCGCTATGCGGATGAGGACGCCTATCGGGTGATGACTTACGAGTTCGTGTGGCCTTGGAACGGAGAAAATCCGGATCGGAACCAGCTTTTCTTCACGACCGTATTCAGAAAGTTATGA
- a CDS encoding type II secretion system protein GspG, giving the protein MLRTDISLSRERAALTVIELVLVMAVVGILTSLLVVAFSQTRVDSKIKRANADLHVIQVGLEQYRGRFGDYPRIPDIDGGAVFPDPVTSNNSYLLNALSGKIGPSHAVVDDVPSMLNHGLLTLSNPEDGYPMEDAVDNELVDPWGHAYAYDYRPKDAGWLMFGYKLYSFGPDGSDDSGEGDDIVAE; this is encoded by the coding sequence ATGTTGCGTACTGACATTTCCCTGAGTCGAGAGAGAGCTGCCCTCACTGTGATCGAGCTAGTACTGGTGATGGCGGTGGTGGGCATCCTCACCTCGCTGCTGGTAGTGGCGTTTTCGCAGACGCGGGTGGATTCGAAGATCAAGCGGGCCAACGCGGATCTGCACGTCATCCAAGTAGGGCTCGAGCAGTATCGAGGCAGATTCGGCGACTATCCTAGGATTCCCGACATCGACGGCGGAGCGGTCTTTCCAGATCCAGTCACCTCCAACAACAGCTATCTGCTCAACGCCTTAAGCGGCAAGATCGGCCCGTCTCACGCGGTGGTGGACGATGTGCCCTCGATGCTCAACCATGGCTTGCTCACGCTTTCGAATCCAGAGGACGGATACCCCATGGAGGACGCGGTGGACAACGAGCTGGTTGATCCCTGGGGGCATGCCTACGCGTACGACTATCGCCCAAAGGACGCTGGCTGGCTGATGTTTGGCTACAAGCTGTATTCGTTCGGTCCCGACGGGTCCGACGATTCCGGAGAGGGGGATGATATCGTCGCGGAATGA